A portion of the uncultured Bacteroides sp. genome contains these proteins:
- the carA gene encoding glutamine-hydrolyzing carbamoyl-phosphate synthase small subunit — protein MQQRNVTLILDDGSRFHGKSFGYEKPVAGEVVFNTAMTGYPESLTDPSYAGQLMTLTYPLVGNYGVPPLTLESNGLSTFMESEKIHAEAIIVSDYSYEYSHWNAKESLAEWLKREQIPGITGIDTRELTKVLREHGVMMGKIIFDDDADNIPEATYSGINYVDKVSCKEVIRYNEGKDNKKVVLVDCGVKTNIIRCFLKRNVEVIRVPWDYDYSNLQYDGLFISNGPGDPDTCDAAVQNIRKAMQNPKLPIFGICMGNQLLSKAGGASVYKLKYGHRSHNQPVRMVGTNRCFITSQNHGYAVDNNTLTDNWEPLFINMNDGSNEGIKHKTNPWFSAQFHPEAASGPKDTEFLFDEFVNLLK, from the coding sequence ATGCAACAAAGAAATGTAACTTTAATCCTTGACGACGGGAGCCGTTTCCACGGAAAGTCGTTTGGCTATGAAAAGCCGGTGGCAGGTGAAGTGGTTTTTAATACCGCTATGACCGGTTATCCGGAGAGTTTAACTGATCCCTCTTATGCCGGACAGTTAATGACGCTTACTTATCCGTTAGTAGGTAACTATGGAGTCCCACCCTTAACTCTGGAATCTAATGGTTTATCAACTTTCATGGAAAGTGAGAAAATTCATGCTGAAGCTATTATAGTAAGTGATTATTCTTACGAATATAGTCATTGGAATGCCAAGGAAAGCCTTGCTGAGTGGTTAAAGCGAGAACAAATTCCCGGAATTACGGGAATTGATACGCGAGAACTTACCAAAGTACTTCGAGAACATGGAGTAATGATGGGCAAGATTATTTTTGATGATGATGCTGACAACATACCGGAAGCTACTTATAGTGGAATTAATTACGTAGATAAGGTTTCCTGTAAGGAAGTGATTCGTTATAATGAGGGTAAGGATAACAAAAAAGTAGTACTTGTAGATTGCGGAGTGAAAACGAATATCATTCGTTGCTTCCTTAAACGCAATGTAGAGGTCATCCGTGTACCGTGGGATTATGACTATTCTAATCTTCAATACGACGGTTTGTTTATTAGCAATGGTCCGGGTGATCCTGATACATGTGATGCAGCTGTGCAAAACATTCGTAAAGCAATGCAAAATCCTAAATTACCTATTTTTGGCATTTGTATGGGCAACCAACTACTCTCTAAAGCGGGTGGAGCATCTGTTTACAAGCTGAAGTATGGTCACCGTAGTCACAATCAACCAGTGCGTATGGTCGGAACTAACCGTTGCTTCATAACGAGCCAGAACCATGGCTATGCTGTTGATAATAATACGTTGACTGATAACTGGGAACCGCTGTTCATTAATATGAACGATGGATCGAACGAAGGTATTAAGCATAAAACCAATCCCTGGTTTTCCGCTCAGTTTCACCCCGAAGCTGCAAGTGGGCCGAAAGATACAGAGTTCTTGTTCGATGAGTTTGTTAACCTGCTAAAATAA